Within the Terriglobales bacterium genome, the region TCTCCCAGGGAGGTGGTGCTGCCTACGCTCTTCGGGGTGGGCTACCACAACTATGATGCCCAAGCGAACAACTTCATCCTCTCCTTCTTGGTGCATGCCCTGGCGGTGGCGGGACTGCTCTACTCCGGCATTTACATCCAGGAACACAAGGTGGAGATCAAGCAGCACGTGATGGGCATGGTCACCGACATCAGCCCCTACATCCTGCCGCCGGCGAAGGACGCATCGGGTGGCGGTGGTGGGGGCGGCGACCGCGATAAGCTGGCAGCCTCCAAGGGCAACCTGCCCAAGCTCTCCGACAAGCAGTTCACCCCTCCGGTGGCCGTCATCCGCAACGAGAATCCGAAGCTGGCGATGGAACCCACGGTCGTGGTCCCGCCGAATATCCCGCTGCCTACCGGCGGGCAGCTGGGTGATCCGCTCTCCAAGGTGCTGGGCCCGCTTTCGAACGGCACCGGCTCGGGCGGCGGCATCGGTAGCGGCAGTGGCGGCGGAGTGGGATCCGGGCGCGGTCCGGGCGTGGGCCCGGGCTGGGGCGGAGGCATCGGCGGCGGCGCCTACCGGGTGGGTGGAGGGGTGAGCGCTCCGC harbors:
- a CDS encoding energy transducer TonB, giving the protein MLPTLFGVGYHNYDAQANNFILSFLVHALAVAGLLYSGIYIQEHKVEIKQHVMGMVTDISPYILPPAKDASGGGGGGGDRDKLAASKGNLPKLSDKQFTPPVAVIRNENPKLAMEPTVVVPPNIPLPTGGQLGDPLSKVLGPLSNGTGSGGGIGSGSGGGVGSGRGPGVGPGWGGGIGGGAYRVGGGVSAPRPIYDPDPEYSEEARKAKYQGTVVLWVIVGPDGHVRDLRVARSLGMGLDEEAMKTVRTWRFEPARKDGQPVPVQVSIEVNFRLF